In a genomic window of bacterium:
- a CDS encoding AAC(3) family N-acetyltransferase, protein MNQYRSIATKRDLIEGWEKLGIRKGDVVFVHSSLSSFGYVEGGAEVVIGSLMEVITEAGILAMPSFPAFVDGEYGIAKNEMIFDVRFSPTAMGKIPDTFWRMEGVRRSLHPTHSVAAWGKEKEWLIEGHEKCPSSCGKDTPFHKLCKINGKILLIGVGHSSNTTLHTVEDANGCPTRGCIPYYPKVIDYEGRIIPVETYPHLPDLPRDYDKADEICKQHGIQKEIKIGNSLCKLVDAGKLFEIFSVFVRENPLFLINMEIYKNPPLS, encoded by the coding sequence ATGAATCAGTATCGCTCAATTGCAACGAAAAGAGACTTGATAGAAGGTTGGGAGAAATTGGGGATAAGGAAAGGGGATGTGGTTTTTGTCCACTCTTCCCTCTCAAGTTTCGGTTATGTTGAGGGTGGAGCGGAAGTGGTCATTGGGAGCTTGATGGAGGTTATTACAGAAGCAGGCATACTCGCTATGCCCAGTTTCCCCGCCTTCGTTGATGGGGAATATGGAATAGCCAAGAACGAGATGATTTTTGATGTTCGTTTCTCCCCTACGGCTATGGGTAAAATCCCCGATACATTTTGGCGAATGGAAGGGGTGCGAAGGTCCCTCCACCCAACACATTCAGTTGCCGCTTGGGGAAAGGAAAAGGAGTGGTTGATAGAAGGACACGAAAAATGCCCTTCTTCCTGCGGAAAGGATACTCCCTTTCACAAACTCTGTAAAATCAACGGGAAGATTTTGCTAATTGGAGTTGGGCACAGCTCAAATACCACTCTCCATACAGTTGAAGATGCGAATGGATGCCCAACGAGAGGCTGTATACCTTATTATCCAAAGGTTATAGATTACGAGGGAAGAATCATACCGGTAGAGACATATCCCCATCTACCCGATTTGCCGAGGGATTATGATAAGGCGGATGAGATATGCAAGCAACACGGGATTCAGAAAGAGATAAAAATAGGAAATTCCCTCTGTAAGCTCGTTGATGCTGGTAAACTGTTTGAGATTTTCAGCGTATTCGTTAGGGAAAATCCCCTCTTTTTGATAAATATGGAAATCTATAAAAACCCGCCTTTATCATAA
- a CDS encoding FAD-dependent oxidoreductase, with protein MEKHVFIFLIVSLISISAKAFETSSLEAFQVDVPVLKEVDVLVLGGSISGIASALMAKSLGEEVLIVEDKGFLGGALTASLEFSSYRFGWENDEELYAYLREKKAIIEGDIIVNPEGLKVALEELCREKEIPFLYWCRPLELVIRNKKIEGVVFASKGGVFLIKCKILIDATPFAQATYRFLLAPLPSLYIESRGFITLSEIGEIPPKSLILCENSPKGDGKVCRFLTLQSGTISPLELSEKAGELIKTITTTFRPLAIAPYSTIAPQRFPPTYRTIYLSDCSEGKKARNPIARGKGTVIFMDSQGNIHQWESKEVEVDKGFFISRQITNLLFTFGDKIPLQPGVAWLESLGISLKAGRAIGALSALAVKKNFAPVRVSYEELMKEVKGK; from the coding sequence ATGGAGAAACATGTATTTATCTTTCTTATTGTGTCGCTTATCTCCATTTCGGCGAAGGCATTTGAAACTTCTTCTCTTGAAGCCTTTCAGGTAGATGTTCCCGTTCTAAAGGAAGTTGATGTTTTGGTTCTCGGAGGGAGTATCTCCGGAATCGCTTCCGCCCTCATGGCGAAATCCCTTGGAGAAGAGGTGCTTATCGTTGAGGATAAAGGCTTTTTAGGCGGTGCCCTCACTGCTTCCCTTGAATTCTCCAGTTATCGCTTTGGGTGGGAAAACGATGAAGAACTTTATGCCTATCTTCGGGAAAAGAAAGCCATTATTGAAGGTGATATCATCGTCAATCCCGAAGGGTTGAAGGTTGCTCTTGAGGAACTCTGTAGGGAAAAAGAGATTCCCTTCCTCTATTGGTGCAGACCGCTTGAGCTCGTTATAAGAAATAAAAAAATAGAGGGAGTCGTTTTCGCCAGCAAAGGAGGAGTTTTTCTCATCAAATGCAAGATTTTGATAGACGCAACTCCCTTCGCCCAAGCCACTTACCGCTTCCTTCTTGCTCCCCTACCCTCTCTCTACATTGAGAGTAGAGGATTTATAACCTTAAGCGAAATAGGAGAGATTCCTCCCAAATCTCTCATACTTTGTGAGAATTCGCCGAAGGGCGATGGAAAAGTCTGCCGATTTTTAACCCTACAAAGTGGAACAATTTCTCCCCTGGAGCTATCGGAAAAAGCGGGAGAATTAATCAAAACGATAACGACCACCTTCCGCCCTCTCGCAATCGCTCCCTATAGCACAATCGCCCCCCAACGCTTTCCTCCCACTTATAGAACCATCTATCTCTCCGATTGTTCCGAGGGAAAGAAAGCGAGAAACCCCATAGCGAGGGGAAAGGGAACTGTTATCTTTATGGACTCACAGGGAAATATTCACCAATGGGAGAGTAAGGAAGTTGAGGTGGACAAGGGCTTCTTCATTTCCCGTCAGATAACCAATCTCCTTTTCACATTTGGCGACAAGATTCCCCTTCAACCCGGTGTGGCTTGGTTGGAGAGCCTGGGGATTTCCCTGAAAGCGGGAAGAGCAATTGGTGCTTTATCAGCACTTGCCGTGAAGAAGAATTTTGCACCAGTTAGGGTGAGTTATGAGGAATTGATGAAGGAGGTGAAAGGGAAGTGA
- a CDS encoding FAD-dependent oxidoreductase codes for MKIGLIILICVFLASAGELHLLPSQFFKPNQTTRMSLKIAFREQADVVVVGGGPAGCGSAIAAASQGVKVILIERFDYLGGAGTAMGVSLFMGQEVVGGLYEKIREELNKRGGLKGNAYDPDVMKVVLYDMCKEKGVRIIFNAWAIGVVKENSRIKGILIHIPELGFGIVEGKMFIDATGDGDIAVSAGAPYEISPEDRIMPLTLCYILWWQDGWPPLWRNYGAVWRMDPYRVFANQTRIPSNPLNPFKLTEAETEGREEMLSQVEELKGKNYPVELLISAPHIGIRESRRIIGDYILTEEDLVKGKMFEDRIALCNYPIDVHYQKRSAKLEEKTGRLDKVPTYSIPYRCLLPKGLDNLLVAGRCISATQEAMASFRIQPTSIAIGTAAGVASAIAVEKGVSPRNIDVKELQTRLRELGQMIDKPEGKN; via the coding sequence GTGAAAATCGGTCTAATAATCCTTATCTGTGTTTTTCTTGCCTCGGCAGGCGAGCTCCATCTTTTACCAAGCCAATTTTTCAAGCCAAATCAAACGACGAGGATGTCCCTCAAAATAGCCTTTCGTGAGCAAGCAGATGTAGTTGTCGTCGGCGGAGGTCCAGCGGGATGCGGCTCAGCAATCGCTGCAGCTTCCCAGGGCGTGAAGGTGATTTTGATTGAAAGATTTGATTATCTGGGAGGGGCTGGAACGGCGATGGGCGTTTCCCTCTTTATGGGACAGGAAGTTGTGGGAGGGCTTTATGAGAAAATTAGGGAGGAGCTGAATAAGAGGGGAGGCTTAAAGGGAAACGCATACGACCCAGATGTTATGAAAGTCGTCCTCTATGATATGTGCAAGGAGAAGGGCGTGAGGATTATCTTCAATGCTTGGGCTATTGGTGTTGTTAAAGAAAACTCAAGAATTAAAGGAATTCTCATCCATATCCCAGAATTGGGCTTTGGAATCGTAGAAGGAAAGATGTTCATTGATGCAACTGGAGATGGGGATATCGCTGTCTCCGCTGGCGCTCCCTATGAGATATCCCCCGAGGATAGGATAATGCCCCTTACCCTTTGCTACATTCTCTGGTGGCAGGATGGTTGGCCACCACTTTGGAGAAACTACGGGGCTGTTTGGCGAATGGACCCTTACAGGGTATTCGCTAACCAAACCCGTATTCCCTCCAATCCACTCAACCCCTTCAAATTAACCGAAGCGGAAACGGAGGGAAGGGAGGAAATGCTCTCTCAAGTGGAGGAGTTGAAGGGCAAGAATTATCCCGTTGAGCTCCTTATATCCGCCCCCCACATTGGGATAAGGGAGTCAAGGAGAATAATCGGCGATTACATCTTAACTGAAGAAGACCTTGTTAAAGGCAAAATGTTTGAGGATAGGATTGCCCTTTGCAATTATCCAATTGATGTCCACTATCAAAAAAGGAGCGCTAAATTGGAGGAGAAAACGGGCAGACTTGATAAAGTTCCAACATATTCTATTCCCTACAGATGTTTACTTCCCAAGGGGTTAGATAATTTGCTTGTAGCTGGGAGATGCATTTCTGCTACCCAGGAAGCTATGGCTTCCTTCCGCATTCAGCCCACTTCAATAGCTATTGGAACTGCTGCGGGGGTTGCAAGCGCAATTGCGGTGGAAAAGGGCGTATCTCCTCGCAATATTGATGTCAAAGAGCTTCAAACGCGCTTACGGGAATTGGGTCAGATGATTGATAAGCCGGAGGGAAAGAATTGA
- a CDS encoding tetratricopeptide repeat protein, translating into MKCPVCGKECSEEDNFCSNCGTRLKLPPQKGVSLESLDRMINDFRRKLEDNPKDPDIYYNLALAFSMKGEDEIAMTQLRNVLALDPTFSDALFLLGKLCLKHKLYEEAKENFRKLLEIEPDREDVREILQQLEGE; encoded by the coding sequence TTGAAGTGTCCAGTTTGCGGGAAAGAATGTAGTGAGGAGGACAATTTCTGCTCCAACTGCGGGACGAGGCTAAAGCTCCCTCCCCAAAAGGGGGTTTCTCTTGAAAGCCTTGATAGGATGATAAACGACTTCCGAAGGAAGCTGGAAGATAATCCCAAGGACCCCGATATCTATTACAACCTTGCTTTGGCGTTTAGTATGAAGGGAGAGGATGAGATTGCTATGACGCAATTGCGCAATGTTTTGGCATTGGACCCAACATTTTCCGATGCGCTCTTCCTTTTGGGGAAGCTTTGCCTAAAACACAAACTTTATGAGGAAGCAAAGGAAAATTTTCGCAAGCTACTGGAAATAGAGCCTGATAGGGAGGATGTAAGGGAAATCCTTCAACAGCTTGAGGGCGAGTGA
- a CDS encoding right-handed parallel beta-helix repeat-containing protein — protein MNRVCDFSSAIKILALIVLLVIGTGRIFPSVYYVGGRRASDKNPGSASRPFATIQKAATVAKAGDVIKIRAGIYRETVIPTNSGSEGKPIVFEPEGNSVVVISGADPVEGGWTVYKGRIYKREISLPLTGYNDRITDNETLLANQVFVNGKMMIEARWPNVSNLDDLMNRKDFRHIPKNAWTALPNGTVMLQDQAIPDIPEGLAGATIWYLGWFVPHTSIIESSSPGAIVFRSTAGEEFHDFYYITGKLGLLDAPGEWFYDGTYLYLWPPDGNKPKNVEVKRRNYAFDLRGKSYITIRNIRIFAATIITDENSKNIVLDGIKAKYISHFVTLPGGDVLYSHSDETGIRLMGPNNVIRNSIIEYSAGHGIVLGGEGCVAENNLIHDISYGGTYLCAICPAPGKATRVVVTHNTIFRTGRSAIDLLRGNVEIAYNDIYWFGLLNTDLGAIYSARGSDLTGTHIHHNWLHDAGNDKTHKYPVGAGIYLDQNAKPVLIHHNVFWNNHKNDLRIEQHNPPFNRVFNNTLASTEAEFWNSLESYPAHTPENINNNIYRASIRPNIPGANELTAPTDPKFMNKGWGGLKFRLRPDSPAIDRGAVIPGITDKFVGSAPDIGAYEYGGDEWIAGCNLPERKLYKYPD, from the coding sequence ATGAATAGAGTATGCGATTTTAGTAGCGCTATCAAGATATTGGCGCTAATAGTTTTGTTGGTTATTGGAACGGGACGGATTTTTCCCTCGGTTTATTATGTAGGCGGACGAAGGGCCTCGGACAAAAACCCAGGGTCGGCATCTCGTCCTTTTGCGACAATCCAGAAAGCGGCTACGGTGGCAAAGGCAGGGGATGTAATCAAGATACGCGCTGGCATATACCGCGAAACAGTGATTCCCACAAACTCGGGCTCGGAAGGCAAGCCCATCGTGTTTGAACCGGAGGGAAATTCTGTCGTAGTCATAAGTGGGGCAGACCCCGTTGAAGGAGGCTGGACTGTTTATAAAGGCAGGATTTACAAAAGGGAAATCTCCCTTCCATTGACTGGATATAACGACCGGATAACCGATAACGAAACGCTCCTTGCCAATCAAGTATTCGTCAATGGAAAAATGATGATTGAAGCTCGCTGGCCAAATGTGAGCAACTTGGATGACTTGATGAACCGCAAGGATTTTAGGCACATTCCCAAAAACGCCTGGACGGCATTGCCCAATGGCACTGTAATGCTTCAAGACCAAGCCATCCCTGATATTCCCGAGGGCTTGGCAGGTGCAACTATTTGGTATTTAGGTTGGTTCGTTCCTCATACAAGCATAATTGAATCTTCATCACCTGGGGCGATTGTGTTTCGTTCCACTGCAGGAGAAGAGTTCCACGACTTTTATTACATTACCGGAAAATTGGGCTTGCTTGACGCCCCGGGTGAGTGGTTCTACGACGGCACATACCTTTATTTATGGCCGCCGGACGGAAATAAACCAAAGAATGTGGAGGTTAAGCGACGCAACTACGCGTTTGACCTCCGTGGAAAATCTTACATTACTATCAGGAATATCCGCATATTCGCCGCCACAATCATCACAGATGAAAACAGTAAAAACATCGTTTTGGATGGGATTAAAGCCAAGTACATCAGCCATTTCGTGACTCTTCCGGGAGGCGATGTCCTCTATTCACACTCCGATGAAACCGGTATTCGGCTTATGGGTCCCAACAATGTCATTCGGAACAGCATCATTGAATACAGCGCGGGTCATGGAATTGTTTTGGGAGGGGAAGGATGTGTAGCGGAGAACAACCTTATTCATGATATCTCCTACGGTGGCACCTATCTCTGCGCTATCTGCCCTGCCCCAGGCAAAGCAACACGAGTTGTAGTTACTCACAATACGATTTTCCGAACGGGTCGCTCAGCCATTGATTTACTCCGCGGTAATGTGGAAATAGCTTACAATGACATATATTGGTTTGGTCTGCTCAACACCGACCTGGGGGCGATTTACTCAGCACGTGGAAGCGACCTTACAGGGACACACATTCACCACAACTGGCTCCATGACGCAGGAAATGATAAGACTCATAAATACCCAGTGGGAGCGGGAATCTACTTGGACCAAAACGCCAAGCCCGTGTTGATTCATCACAATGTCTTCTGGAACAATCACAAAAACGATTTGCGCATAGAACAACACAATCCCCCATTTAATCGGGTTTTCAACAACACTCTCGCTTCCACGGAAGCCGAGTTCTGGAATTCACTGGAATCCTATCCCGCCCACACTCCCGAGAATATTAATAACAACATATACCGTGCATCTATTCGTCCAAACATTCCGGGAGCTAATGAGCTTACAGCACCAACGGACCCCAAGTTCATGAATAAGGGTTGGGGAGGGCTGAAATTCAGGCTGAGACCTGATTCTCCTGCTATTGACCGTGGGGCGGTGATTCCCGGCATAACGGACAAGTTCGTTGGCAGTGCTCCGGATATTGGAGCCTACGAGTACGGCGGAGATGAATGGATAGCTGGTTGCAACCTGCCGGAAAGAAAATTGTATAAATACCCTGATTGA
- a CDS encoding aldo/keto reductase yields MFKQTRREFLKTLAAGTFSLLALGESGLTDEKKEIPKRRLGKMGVETSIIGIGCFHLIERSEEKAVKLLNYIIDEGVNYIDVAPSYGDAEVKVGKVMKSRRKEVFLATKTHERTKKGTLQLFEQSLKRLQTDYVDLLQLHGVSNWQDFGTIFEPYGAIAAAEELKKKGLIRFLGISSHRPDILSKAIKLYPFDSILVWVNYLDRFNYPIIFEEIIPYARAKGIAVIAMKAIGDGLLRDSARMALRYALTHCDVAVLGMNTIAQAKLDISVARNFKPMTKEEEEEWFKKAPELGNFVCRQCGKCLPCPVGIDIPKVFLVEGAFDRQVVDGVDRGEEENKWRYTLAHWYGNEKWAKSLYEDLTIKPDACMDCGKCEERCPYNIPVRKRIKDIQNKIESFNP; encoded by the coding sequence ATGTTCAAACAAACGCGAAGAGAGTTTTTAAAAACTTTGGCGGCGGGAACCTTCTCCCTGCTTGCCCTTGGAGAAAGCGGGTTAACGGATGAGAAGAAAGAAATCCCCAAACGAAGGCTGGGGAAAATGGGCGTTGAAACTTCCATTATAGGGATTGGCTGCTTCCATCTCATTGAACGAAGTGAGGAGAAAGCGGTAAAGCTTTTGAATTATATCATAGATGAGGGGGTGAATTACATAGATGTCGCCCCCTCCTATGGGGATGCGGAGGTGAAAGTGGGGAAAGTAATGAAAAGCAGAAGAAAAGAGGTTTTCCTCGCAACGAAAACACACGAAAGAACGAAGAAGGGAACCCTTCAACTCTTTGAACAAAGCTTGAAGAGATTGCAGACCGATTACGTTGACCTTCTACAACTTCACGGAGTAAGCAATTGGCAGGATTTCGGCACGATTTTCGAACCCTATGGAGCCATTGCGGCCGCTGAGGAATTGAAGAAGAAAGGGCTAATTCGCTTCCTCGGGATTTCCTCTCATCGCCCCGATATCCTTTCTAAGGCGATTAAGCTCTATCCCTTTGATTCTATCCTCGTGTGGGTTAATTATCTTGACCGCTTCAATTATCCAATCATCTTTGAGGAGATAATTCCCTATGCACGAGCAAAGGGGATAGCAGTTATAGCGATGAAGGCTATAGGAGATGGATTGCTGAGGGATTCAGCGCGGATGGCGCTCCGCTATGCCCTCACCCATTGCGATGTAGCTGTTTTAGGGATGAATACAATAGCGCAAGCAAAGTTGGATATAAGCGTGGCGAGAAATTTCAAGCCAATGACGAAGGAGGAAGAGGAGGAATGGTTCAAGAAGGCGCCAGAGCTTGGAAATTTCGTATGTAGGCAATGCGGGAAGTGCCTCCCTTGCCCAGTGGGAATTGATATCCCTAAGGTCTTCCTGGTTGAGGGAGCCTTTGATAGACAGGTAGTGGATGGAGTGGATAGAGGAGAAGAGGAGAACAAGTGGCGCTACACTCTCGCCCATTGGTACGGAAACGAGAAATGGGCGAAGTCGCTTTATGAGGACCTTACCATTAAACCTGATGCGTGCATGGATTGCGGCAAATGCGAGGAAAGATGCCCTTACAATATCCCGGTGCGGAAAAGGATTAAGGATATTCAAAATAAAATAGAATCCTTCAATCCCTAA
- a CDS encoding HD domain-containing protein, translated as MTQVKLKDVKEYPMVKVLLLAADKNLEAMGYTEHGVRHADLTANIARNILIRLGYPEREAELAAISGYLHDIGNAVNREGHSVAGAMLAYEILSNLGMPLEEITEVMAAIGNHDEDSGYPVNTICAALIIADKSDVHYTRVRNPNPSTFDIHDRVNFAVHKSFLNVDKEAKKLRLELDIDTNQISIMEYFEIFLQRMLLCRRAADFLGCSFRLVVNNLEM; from the coding sequence ATGACGCAGGTTAAACTGAAGGATGTCAAGGAGTACCCAATGGTGAAGGTTCTCTTACTTGCAGCGGATAAGAACTTAGAGGCGATGGGATACACGGAGCACGGTGTACGACACGCTGACCTCACAGCAAACATCGCACGCAACATCCTTATTCGTCTCGGCTATCCTGAAAGGGAAGCTGAACTTGCTGCAATCAGCGGTTATCTTCACGATATCGGAAACGCGGTCAACAGGGAGGGGCACTCAGTCGCTGGAGCAATGTTAGCCTATGAGATTCTCTCCAATCTCGGTATGCCATTGGAGGAGATAACGGAAGTTATGGCCGCAATCGGCAATCACGATGAGGACTCCGGCTATCCAGTTAATACTATCTGCGCAGCTCTTATAATCGCGGACAAATCGGATGTGCATTACACGAGGGTAAGGAATCCCAATCCCTCCACTTTTGACATTCACGACAGAGTGAACTTCGCCGTTCACAAATCATTCTTAAATGTGGATAAAGAAGCTAAGAAGTTGAGGTTGGAATTGGATATAGATACGAATCAAATCTCCATTATGGAATATTTTGAGATATTTTTACAACGAATGCTTCTTTGCCGAAGGGCAGCAGATTTCTTAGGCTGTTCCTTCAGGCTTGTAGTCAATAACTTAGAGATGTGA
- the tgt gene encoding tRNA guanosine(34) transglycosylase Tgt — MPHFHLVKQSNDCKARAGILHTSHISVPTPAFMPVGTQATVKAMSSEEVWDIGYRLILANTYHLYLRPGLEVIEAGGGLHKFMNWKGGILTDSGGFQSFSLIDLRSIEDDGVLFRSHIDGSEHFFTPELVIEIQERLGSDIAMVLDECPPYPSTKSYTEEATRRTFLWAKRSKERHSRKDQLLFGIVQGGIYQDLRIRSAEEITSLDFDGYAIGGVSVGEPEEFLWAVIEWVEPLLPSNKPRYLMGVGSPIDLLKAIEKGIDMFDCVLPTRLGRNGCVYTSEGKLNIKNARFKDDFSPIDPNCTCWACSNYTRAYLRHLYKAEEILAARLATYHNLYFYRELLRQARKAIMEDRFLEFKEDFLRKYRGDEDDAG, encoded by the coding sequence ATGCCTCATTTCCATCTCGTTAAGCAATCTAACGATTGTAAAGCAAGGGCAGGGATACTACACACTTCCCATATCAGCGTTCCTACACCTGCCTTTATGCCTGTTGGAACGCAAGCCACTGTTAAAGCGATGAGTTCAGAGGAAGTCTGGGATATAGGATATAGGCTTATCCTCGCCAATACTTATCATCTTTACCTCAGACCAGGTTTAGAGGTGATAGAAGCGGGTGGAGGTCTGCATAAATTTATGAATTGGAAAGGCGGGATATTGACCGATAGTGGAGGCTTTCAATCCTTCAGCTTGATAGACTTACGAAGCATAGAGGATGATGGCGTCCTGTTTCGTTCCCACATTGATGGTTCAGAGCATTTCTTCACCCCAGAATTAGTTATTGAAATTCAGGAGAGACTGGGCTCCGATATAGCGATGGTCCTTGATGAATGTCCGCCTTACCCTTCAACAAAATCTTATACTGAAGAGGCTACACGGAGAACATTTCTCTGGGCAAAGAGGAGCAAAGAAAGGCACTCAAGGAAAGACCAGCTTCTTTTCGGCATAGTTCAGGGAGGAATATATCAGGACTTGAGGATAAGAAGCGCTGAGGAAATCACCTCCTTAGATTTTGATGGCTATGCAATAGGTGGAGTGAGTGTTGGTGAGCCGGAGGAATTTCTCTGGGCAGTGATTGAATGGGTTGAACCGTTGCTCCCCTCAAATAAACCTCGCTATTTGATGGGGGTTGGTAGCCCTATTGACCTACTGAAGGCGATAGAGAAGGGAATAGATATGTTTGATTGTGTTTTGCCGACAAGGCTTGGGAGAAACGGATGCGTATATACAAGTGAAGGGAAACTCAACATAAAGAACGCTCGTTTTAAGGACGATTTTTCCCCCATTGACCCCAACTGCACATGTTGGGCTTGTAGCAACTATACGAGAGCCTATCTTCGTCATCTCTATAAAGCGGAGGAAATCCTCGCCGCCAGATTGGCGACTTATCACAATCTCTACTTTTACAGAGAACTTTTGAGGCAAGCAAGGAAAGCGATAATGGAGGATAGATTTTTGGAGTTTAAGGAAGATTTTCTGAGAAAATATAGAGGTGATGAAGATGACGCAGGTTAA
- a CDS encoding LysM peptidoglycan-binding domain-containing protein has protein sequence MLFTKRIWLLVALLVMVVSLSYATTYPPAVSFVSPRNGSTISGEAKITISFSATAEHLVTKLELYVDRQLVEETTLDSPLLSGQQVYYINTLQLANGPHSLTAKAYSRPEDVGEATIMVYVNNGLEDITPPLVEILYPKGGQKLAGKVEVKIKAVDDREVKYVMLFIDDKFKFLKNYPPYTDIWDTTNYLNGIHILQAFAYDAAENKGESKPVKVVVDNPSGKTALGEAKTSAKEEITPPSIITPPSTPETKEAKGEALSTPAKGQAEPKEAKKDEGTKPSIATVKRETPPSVTSKGQAVTSPGAEPKEISKGEGTLTITLNLPQKETPPSTTTKGQSAIAGGATFKEAVKDKPAKEGKVGGVPVLPPVIPKAEAKSTVQSTPLESPGPSYQHSKIGGKPVVSAPPSSKPSAAKSIATPSGALASPKGTNQKTLLIVSKPSETLSVISTNASSQNSFKVHTIQKGECLFRIAKAYGVPWETIASLNNLENPDFIKAGEKLLVPNITVLYNENEVSFPDAHPFVKNDIPLVPFRAVFETAGGTVIWHADSREVEAHRGDKNVWLKIGSRKAQVNDQTILMEVAAFIKFNRTYVPATLFHYALDAQIQWDPQTGHLYISTP, from the coding sequence ATGCTGTTTACTAAGAGAATATGGTTACTTGTCGCTCTGCTGGTTATGGTGGTAAGCCTTTCCTATGCTACCACCTACCCGCCAGCTGTTTCCTTTGTATCACCGAGAAATGGGTCGACAATCAGCGGGGAAGCGAAGATAACAATCTCTTTCTCCGCTACCGCCGAGCATCTCGTAACTAAGCTGGAGCTTTATGTTGATAGACAATTGGTAGAAGAAACGACGCTTGATTCTCCCCTGCTTTCGGGTCAGCAGGTGTACTATATAAACACTTTACAGCTGGCTAATGGTCCCCACAGCCTTACTGCTAAAGCATACAGCAGACCTGAGGATGTAGGAGAGGCAACAATAATGGTGTATGTAAACAATGGTCTTGAGGATATAACACCTCCCCTTGTGGAGATTCTCTATCCGAAAGGGGGACAAAAGTTAGCGGGTAAGGTAGAGGTAAAGATAAAAGCGGTGGATGATAGGGAAGTCAAGTATGTGATGCTGTTCATTGACGATAAATTCAAATTCCTCAAGAACTATCCTCCCTATACCGACATTTGGGACACGACAAATTATTTAAATGGTATCCATATTTTGCAGGCATTCGCTTATGATGCCGCGGAAAACAAAGGGGAATCCAAACCCGTAAAAGTAGTAGTTGATAATCCATCGGGCAAGACAGCTCTTGGAGAGGCGAAAACTTCAGCTAAAGAGGAAATTACACCGCCCTCAATAATAACTCCGCCCTCTACACCAGAGACGAAAGAAGCAAAAGGGGAAGCCTTATCCACTCCCGCTAAGGGGCAAGCTGAACCAAAAGAAGCAAAAAAGGATGAGGGAACGAAGCCTTCAATTGCAACTGTAAAGAGGGAGACACCACCCTCGGTGACAAGTAAGGGGCAAGCAGTGACTTCCCCAGGAGCTGAACCGAAGGAAATCAGCAAGGGGGAGGGAACGTTAACAATAACTCTTAACTTGCCCCAAAAGGAGACCCCGCCTTCCACAACTACAAAAGGTCAATCCGCTATCGCTGGTGGCGCGACTTTCAAGGAAGCCGTTAAAGACAAGCCCGCAAAGGAAGGCAAGGTCGGTGGAGTTCCCGTTTTACCTCCAGTTATCCCCAAGGCGGAGGCTAAAAGCACGGTTCAATCTACCCCATTAGAAAGCCCTGGACCTTCCTACCAGCATAGTAAAATCGGAGGAAAGCCCGTAGTTTCCGCTCCTCCCTCAAGCAAACCATCCGCTGCTAAATCAATCGCAACTCCCTCCGGGGCACTCGCCTCCCCTAAAGGAACAAATCAGAAGACCTTGCTGATAGTGAGCAAGCCATCCGAAACTTTGAGCGTCATTTCCACAAACGCTTCTTCCCAGAATAGTTTCAAGGTACATACTATCCAGAAAGGTGAGTGCCTGTTTAGGATTGCTAAGGCTTATGGCGTTCCCTGGGAAACGATTGCGAGCCTGAATAACCTAGAGAATCCTGACTTTATAAAAGCTGGCGAGAAGCTTCTTGTTCCCAATATCACCGTCCTTTACAACGAAAACGAAGTATCGTTCCCCGATGCACACCCGTTTGTGAAGAACGACATTCCACTTGTTCCCTTCAGAGCGGTTTTTGAGACAGCAGGTGGAACTGTCATATGGCACGCGGATAGCCGGGAAGTTGAGGCACACAGAGGGGATAAGAATGTATGGTTGAAGATTGGAAGCAGAAAGGCGCAAGTGAACGACCAGACGATTCTTATGGAGGTAGCAGCTTTCATCAAGTTCAATCGCACTTATGTTCCCGCTACTCTCTTCCACTACGCTCTTGACGCTCAAATCCAATGGGACCCTCAAACGGGTCATCTCTATATCTCCACGCCATAG